In Thiospirochaeta perfilievii, a single window of DNA contains:
- a CDS encoding type II toxin-antitoxin system PemK/MazF family toxin: MIRGEVWWADLGIPFGSEPGFKRPVVIIQDDSFNRSNIQTIIVSSVTTNLNLADAPGNIFLEPEESGLPKNGVINISQISTIDKRRLIEKVSTLPPRTMHEVDFGLKLIFNIQ, encoded by the coding sequence ATGATTCGTGGTGAAGTTTGGTGGGCTGACTTGGGAATTCCATTTGGAAGCGAACCAGGATTTAAAAGACCTGTTGTCATAATACAAGATGATTCATTTAATAGAAGTAATATTCAAACAATAATAGTATCTTCTGTAACTACAAATCTTAATCTTGCAGATGCACCTGGAAATATATTTTTAGAACCTGAAGAATCTGGATTACCTAAGAATGGAGTAATTAATATTTCCCAAATCTCAACAATAGACAAAAGAAGGCTAATAGAAAAAGTTAGTACTCTACCACCAAGAACAATGCATGAAGTTGATTTTGGGTTAAAACTTATTTTCAATATTCAATAA
- a CDS encoding MBL fold metallo-hydrolase, with protein sequence MLLENNDLQIRKMKVRFIGGVETVTGSCSMLEYINGENKQTVLVDCGMYQGEGAQNLKNLPFDAKNISKVILTHAHLDHCGAIPLLYKYGYTGEVYCTSMTADCAREILLDSANISNGELYKISDVDQIKFNCVDLDSKFSWGQHISIGKDFFFYFLRSSHILGAVSVGFIWQEADFEKKTIVFSGDIGASTLQNEQSLLIKDNQYPHNGRGNDFIVLESTYGARKRECFNYKQRL encoded by the coding sequence ATGCTATTAGAAAACAACGATTTACAAATTCGGAAAATGAAAGTTAGATTTATAGGAGGTGTTGAGACAGTTACAGGTTCATGTTCAATGTTAGAATATATAAATGGAGAAAATAAACAAACAGTTTTAGTTGATTGTGGAATGTATCAGGGAGAAGGTGCTCAAAATCTGAAAAACTTACCATTTGATGCAAAAAATATTTCCAAGGTAATTTTAACACATGCACATTTAGACCATTGTGGAGCAATACCTCTTCTTTATAAATATGGTTATACAGGGGAAGTATATTGTACTTCTATGACGGCTGATTGTGCTAGAGAAATACTACTAGATAGTGCTAATATCTCTAATGGTGAACTATACAAAATTTCTGATGTAGATCAGATCAAATTTAACTGTGTCGATTTAGATTCTAAGTTTAGTTGGGGTCAACATATTTCTATAGGTAAAGATTTTTTCTTTTATTTCCTCAGATCTTCTCATATCTTAGGTGCTGTCTCAGTTGGGTTTATTTGGCAAGAAGCAGATTTTGAAAAAAAGACAATTGTATTTTCAGGGGATATTGGAGCATCAACATTACAAAATGAGCAATCGTTATTAATAAAAGATAATCAATATCCGCATAATGGAAGAGGAAATGACTTCATTGTTTTAGAATCAACCTATGGCGCTAGAAAAAGGGAATGTTTTAATTATAAACAACGATTATAG
- a CDS encoding ChpI protein, with protein MKTAISIPDNVYNDAEITAKELGLARSQLYVLAIKEFIEHHSKDRITEKLNCLFSKENNIEDTNELGLESLRKATEYDSW; from the coding sequence ATGAAAACTGCAATTTCAATACCTGATAACGTTTACAATGATGCTGAGATAACTGCAAAAGAGCTTGGATTAGCCAGAAGCCAGTTATACGTATTAGCAATAAAAGAATTTATTGAGCATCATAGTAAAGATCGAATTACAGAAAAGCTAAATTGCTTATTCTCTAAGGAAAATAACATTGAAGATACAAATGAATTAGGGCTTGAATCATTAAGAAAGGCAACTGAATATGATTCGTGGTGA
- a CDS encoding MBL fold metallo-hydrolase RNA specificity domain-containing protein, with the protein MHRAQEILFDLFYLLNFKEYYFKVSEDEVRTFINNDNFPKYLIDLLEEKDQSFKLINGEYYSYVRDYDDSQIIIELLSEIVIPIKLQVFITSPLIEKLIPIYKKGLLEYKFKNNSKKYLYGNDSIFSTLDFEGFDSYDDLIENIFTVGEVLESNKSYKKKTNKVKKKHLEIKDHIIRVTNGGISYTNNPCHKTIVLGSSGMCNDGAIVDILNKNLTREDSTVLITGYQAKDTNGYYLSNLDTYENDMKHNTRFNNMDCRLSDVKSKIINMSAYYSGHADKDALLDFIYNNPKEPRKEEIQVFLNHGDNDSRKELAHLIDEKNCTFNPDASKTIIPMKNDSKKWYNLSDRKWEDFVENQSLIIMEDAIDANMHINWESKTISFPVGTDTTYIEIILALVM; encoded by the coding sequence TTGCATAGAGCCCAAGAAATTTTATTTGATTTATTTTATCTCTTAAACTTTAAGGAATATTATTTTAAAGTATCAGAAGATGAAGTACGCACATTTATCAATAATGATAATTTCCCTAAATATTTAATCGATTTACTTGAAGAGAAAGATCAGTCATTTAAATTAATAAATGGTGAGTATTATAGCTATGTAAGAGATTATGACGATTCTCAAATAATTATAGAATTATTATCAGAAATTGTCATACCTATAAAATTACAAGTTTTTATTACATCTCCTTTAATTGAGAAACTGATTCCTATATATAAAAAAGGCCTATTAGAATATAAATTCAAAAATAATTCTAAGAAATATTTATATGGAAATGATTCAATATTTTCAACTTTAGATTTTGAGGGTTTTGATAGTTATGATGACCTTATTGAAAATATTTTTACGGTAGGTGAAGTTCTCGAAAGTAATAAATCTTATAAGAAAAAAACTAATAAAGTTAAAAAGAAACACCTTGAGATTAAAGACCATATTATACGTGTAACAAATGGTGGAATTTCATACACTAATAACCCTTGTCATAAGACCATTGTTTTAGGTTCTTCAGGCATGTGTAATGATGGCGCTATTGTTGATATTCTAAATAAAAATTTGACTAGAGAAGATTCAACAGTTCTTATTACAGGATATCAGGCAAAAGACACTAATGGATATTATTTATCAAACCTAGATACTTATGAAAATGATATGAAGCATAATACAAGGTTCAATAATATGGATTGTAGATTATCTGATGTTAAATCTAAGATTATAAATATGAGTGCATATTATTCAGGTCATGCTGATAAGGATGCTTTATTGGATTTTATATATAATAATCCAAAAGAACCAAGAAAAGAAGAGATACAGGTTTTCTTAAACCATGGAGATAATGATTCCAGAAAAGAACTTGCACATTTAATTGATGAAAAAAATTGTACATTTAATCCAGATGCTTCAAAAACAATTATCCCTATGAAAAATGATTCTAAAAAGTGGTATAATTTATCTGATAGAAAATGGGAAGATTTTGTAGAGAATCAATCATTAATAATCATGGAAGATGCTATTGATGCAAACATGCATATCAATTGGGAAAGTAAAACAATATCATTCCCTGTCGGTACAGATACAACTTATATCGAGATAATTCTTGCATTAGTCATGTAA
- a CDS encoding single-stranded DNA-binding protein — MNSLNSVLLEGFLIGDPIEGRTEQDEMECTFNISSERYYKKDEEIVKEMTTVSVKVYSILADSCARHLQKGRGVRVVGRLKQVFDEDESKTSQVLIQAEHVEFKPIVVAG, encoded by the coding sequence ATGAATAGTTTAAACTCAGTATTATTAGAAGGGTTCCTTATTGGCGATCCAATTGAAGGAAGAACAGAGCAAGATGAAATGGAATGTACTTTCAATATTTCATCAGAACGATACTACAAAAAAGATGAAGAAATAGTAAAAGAAATGACAACTGTGAGTGTTAAAGTCTACTCGATTTTAGCAGATAGCTGTGCTAGGCATCTACAAAAAGGTAGAGGTGTAAGAGTGGTTGGTAGGCTTAAGCAAGTTTTTGATGAAGATGAGAGCAAAACATCTCAGGTATTAATCCAAGCAGAACACGTTGAGTTTAAACCCATTGTGGTTGCAGGATAA